The Plasmodium gaboni strain SY75 chromosome Unknown, whole genome shotgun sequence genomic sequence atatatatatatttacattttttatagaaaaaacCTAAACTTGGACTACAAAACTTTTTCGTGTGCTTGATATACCCCAAAACGATTATAACATACCTAGAAATGAGTCCACCAATAGATATGTACCATATAGTCAATATAAAGGCaaaacatacatatatgtagAAAATGATACAGATGATGacaaatatatgtttaCATCTGATACCACGGACGTGACTTCCTCGTCCGAAAGTGAGTATGAAGAAATAGATATGTATATGCCACGTAGTCctaaatataaaacattgATTGAATTGGTATTAAAACCAAGTACAAATAATAACGTACAAGATACACACGATGATACACCATATACACAAAACGTACCACCAAGTGACATACCCATAAACAAACTTACAGATAATGAATGgaacaaaataaaacaGGATTTTATATCTAACATGTTACAAACTGATAATATGGATATATCTCGTGAAAATCTTAGTGGAAACACTACAGATAGCCCACCCAATACTGTGGATAGTAGTATGGAAGAAAAACCTTTTATTACTCAAATTCAAGATAGATTTCTTGATAATAGTCGTGAAGAGgttatttataatattgatTGGAATATACCAAAACAAAACGAAATAACTAGTAATACAATGGATGATCCAAAATATgtttcaaataatatatatagtgGAATAGATTTAATTAATGATTCGTTAAATCGTAATCATAATGTTGATATTTATGATGAG encodes the following:
- a CDS encoding putative EMP1-like protein gives rise to the protein DYNIPRNESTNRYVPYSQYKGKTYIYVENDTDDDKYMFTSDTTDVTSSSESEYEEIDMYMPRSPKYKTLIELVLKPSTNNNVQDTHDDTPYTQNVPPSDIPINKLTDNEWNKIKQDFISNMLQTDNMDISRENLSGNTTDSPPNTVDSSMEEKPFITQIQDRFLDNSREEVIYNIDWNIPKQNEITSNTMDDPKYVSNNIYSGIDLINDSLNRNHNVDIYDELLKRKENELYETNNTKNTTFNNVATQKYDDLISNQKYLFHKWLDRHRDMCEKCSNKDELLDKLNEEWNNENNIHWSKDIYDENKHKMLLIHEEYNLNNTKTN